The stretch of DNA GTTTCGCGACGGCCGCCAGGGCCTCGGCCGTGGTCGCGTCGGACGGCACCCGGGCGCACGCCGTGCGCGGCGCCGGCGGGGTCTCGCCGGCCGGGGCGTCCGCCTGGACGCCGAAGTCGAGGACGAGCGCCACCCGCTTGCTGCCCTTCTCGGCGGGCGTCTTCGCGCAGATGGCCTCGAAGTCGGCCGTCCCGCGCGGCTTGCTCGCGTCCTGGGAGTCCTCACTCACCGCGAAGCGGAGGCCCTGGACGTCGCCGTCGGAGGGACGCGCGGTCGACGGGCCCTCGGTGGCGTACGTCCACTTCCCGCCGTCGCGGTCCCAGAAGGACCAGTACCGGTAGCCGGTGGCCTGCGCCTGACCGGCACCGGCCACCAGCAGGAGCGCGGCCGCGAGCAGCGGTGCGCACAGCGCCAGGAGCCGGCGGGTCACGACTGGCCCTGCTTCTTCCGGCCGCTCAGCAGGAACCCGATGCCGACGCCCGCGACGAGGAAGACGCCGACGGTCCACCAGACGCCGAAGGGGGAGTCGCTCTTCGCGGCCTGCGGGGCCGGTCCGGTCGCGTTGAGCCGCTCGACCAGGTCGACACCGCCGAAGTCACGCGGGTCGGCGCCGGCCGCGCGGGCCGCGAAGACGAGCTGGGCGTAGGCGGCGGGACCGCTCTGCTTGGCCCATGCCTCGGAGTTCTTCTCCAGCCACTTCAGCGGCTTCTGCGCCTGCGCGGGCCCGCTCTGCGCGGCCAGGGCGACGACCGTGTCGGCGGTGTTGCCGAAGTCGGGCTGGTCGGTGGAACCGGGGAGGGAGGAGGTGAGGTGACCGTCCTTGGCGACGGCCTGCGCGAGGTACGAGGCGCCGTTGGCCGCGGCCCGGTCCGGGCTGGGCTTGCCCGAGTCCTCGCAACGGGACTCGGCGCCCTTGGCGTTGCCCTTGGGGGCCATGCCCTGCCCGAGCGCGGCGACGACGGCGGCCGCCGTGGCGTCCGCGTTGGCGGCGAGCTCGCCCTTCTTGTCCGGCTGGTAGGCGAAGGCGCCGGCCCCGTCGCCGGAGCACGGCAGGGCGAAGGTCAGCAGGGCGTCGTAGGGGGACTTGCCGTCCTTGACCACACTCTCCGGCTTCTGCCCGACGGCGGCGAGCGCGCCGATCACGACCGAGGTCGAGTTGGTGTCGCTGGGCCCGCCGGGCGTGTACCCCCAGCCGCCGTCCTTGTTCTGCACGGACTTCAGCCAGGACACCGCCTTGCCGGTGACCGTGTCGTGGCCGCCGAGCGCGGCGAGGGCCTGCACGGCGGCGGCGGTGCTGTTGGTGTCGACCATCAGCTTGGCGTCGCAGGCCTTGCCCGGCTCGGCGCGGAAGGGCGCGAAGGAGCCGTCGGCGCACTGCTGTCCGGTCAGCCAGTCCACGGCCTTGGCGGCGGGCCGCACCTCCACGGTGTGCTGCGCGAGCAGCGCCAGGGACTGGCGCCAGACGCCGTCGTACTGGGGGTCGGTCGTGCCGTAGAGCCCGGCCGGAAGAGCCGGCGACGACGGGGACGGGCCGGCGGACGTGTCTGCGACGGCGGGGGCCGCGCTGCCGATCACGGAGACGGCGGCGGCCAGGGCCGCGGCGCTGCGGCGGAAGTTCATGATCGGCGGGTGCCTCTCCCTGCGGGGAGCCGGACAGCACGGGACACCCCGGCGGCTCGGCTCCGTATACCTCGACGGTGCGATGCGCCGGCGGACTGCCGACACGCATGAGCCGGTCACGTCCCGTCCCGGGCATTCCGGCTCGCCGCCCTCGCGGGACGGCTCACGGCTG from Streptomyces sp. 6-11-2 encodes:
- a CDS encoding SCO2322 family protein, with the translated sequence MTRRLLALCAPLLAAALLLVAGAGQAQATGYRYWSFWDRDGGKWTYATEGPSTARPSDGDVQGLRFAVSEDSQDASKPRGTADFEAICAKTPAEKGSKRVALVLDFGVQADAPAGETPPAPRTACARVPSDATTAEALAAVAKPLRYDANALLCAISGYPRKGCGEQVTAGGSEQPAADEPREEGPSVGLLAGGAAVVVLGAAAVWQARRRRDA
- a CDS encoding prenyltransferase/squalene oxidase repeat-containing protein, with amino-acid sequence MNFRRSAAALAAAVSVIGSAAPAVADTSAGPSPSSPALPAGLYGTTDPQYDGVWRQSLALLAQHTVEVRPAAKAVDWLTGQQCADGSFAPFRAEPGKACDAKLMVDTNSTAAAVQALAALGGHDTVTGKAVSWLKSVQNKDGGWGYTPGGPSDTNSTSVVIGALAAVGQKPESVVKDGKSPYDALLTFALPCSGDGAGAFAYQPDKKGELAANADATAAAVVAALGQGMAPKGNAKGAESRCEDSGKPSPDRAAANGASYLAQAVAKDGHLTSSLPGSTDQPDFGNTADTVVALAAQSGPAQAQKPLKWLEKNSEAWAKQSGPAAYAQLVFAARAAGADPRDFGGVDLVERLNATGPAPQAAKSDSPFGVWWTVGVFLVAGVGIGFLLSGRKKQGQS